GCCGGGGGAGCGGACGTTGCGGGTGACCGCGACCCGGTCCTCTTCCAGCTCGGTGTCCGGCTCGCTGCTGTCGTGCACGACGATGCAGCGGACCTCGCCCGGGTAGTCCTGGGCCAGCACCGCGGCCACGGCCTTGCGGACCAGCTGCGGCCGGTCCCGGGTCGGGATCACCACGGTCACCGCCGGGTACGTCCCGGCGCCGGTCGTGTCCTGCTCCGCGGCCGGCGAACCGGTCACTTGTCCCCCCGCAGCTGGTAGCCGTAGCCGGTCATCGGCCACGCGGTCAGCGCCGACACGCCGAGCCGGGTCCGCGGCGGCATCTCCCGCCGCCAGGCGTCGTCGGCCCGCAGCGTCAGCCGGCCGGTGGAGAACCGCATCGGGTTGCCGCCGATCGTGTGGCTGCGGCCGAGCTCCGCGCTGTCGGAGTGCAGGAACCGCAGCGACTCCTCGTCGGCCGGCAGCCCCAGGTAGGCCAGCACCTCGCTGAGCACGCCCACCGGCTCGGCCACCAGGTCCTCGTACCGGATCCGGTGGACCGCGGTGCCGAGCCGGCCGAGCAGGTCGAACAGCGCGTTGTTGGCCGTCCAGAGCACGGCCGCGCGGGCCGGCGTGTAGGTCGGCATGTCCTCGGCGTCCCGCTCCGGCCGGCTCACCCGCTTCGACCACGAGTACGCCACGCCGCGGCTGTCGCGGACCATGTGCAGCACCCGCAGGTCCAGGTCGGCGGCCCGGCGCAGCGCGAAGGCCAGCGAGGCGTGCTTGCTCGCGTCGACCAGCACCGCGTCGCCGGTGACCTCGGCGACGCCCCGGTAGAGCCGCCGGTAGAGGTCGCAGTATTCGTCGACCATGCGGGCCTGCTTGGCCGAGGCGGCCGGGGCGGCCAGCAGCGGCACGTACCGGGTCCGGTCGACCGCGGCCTTCAGGGCCAGCACCTGCTCGACGTCGAGCCGGTCCCAGCCGCCGAACGCGGCGGCGCCGACCGCCCGCCAGTGCGGACAGCGGGAGAACGGCTCGCCGCAGCCGCAACGCTCGTCGTCGCGCAGCGCCCGTTCCCACAGGTGCACGGACTCGCCGATCGCGGTCACCCCGGGCACCTCGGCCAGCATCCGCTCCAGCAGCGTCGACCCGGACCGGCCGAAGCCGCCGAGGAACGCGATCCGAGGCCGGTCCACGGCCGCGGGCGGCGGCGTCTCGACCCGCAGCAGCCCGTCGACCAGCCGGCCCAGCCGCCGGGTGGTGCTCACGATCTCCTCCGGCGTCCCGACCGCGGCACCGCGGCCGGCGACGGCCGCCGCGTCCAGCGCGTCGCGCAACGCCGCCTCGTCCTCGGCCACCGTGACCAGGCCGCTGGAGCCGAGCCGGCGGGAGAACAACTGCTGGTGGTCGTCGACGTGCTCGTCGCGCGCCGGGTCGCGCGGCACCACGATCGGGCGGTGGCCGGCCTTGCGGGCCTCGGAGATCGTCGCCGGGCCGCCGTGGCTGACCACCACGTCGACGGCGGCGATCTCGGACTGCACCTTGGCCCAGTCCAGGTAAGGCTGGCCGGCCGCGAACTCCGGCGGGCGGGAGGTGCCGTGCTGGACCAGCACGTCGGCGCCGCGGTCGGCGGCCCACCGGTCCACCCAGGCGACCAGCCGGTCGAAGCGGTGGTGATCCGTCCCGACCAGCACCAGCACCCGCGGAGCCGCGCTCACAGCAGCGGCCCCACGACGACGGAGCCCGGGTAGAACCGGCGCTGCTCCTCCCACTGCACCAGGAACAGTCGGGTGAACGGGCGGCACAGCCGGCCGGTGAGCGTGGGGGAGTCGATGCGGTCGTACACCTCGAGATAGACCGTGGGAATTCCGCGCAGCCAGCCGAGGACGAAGAAAGGAACCGCGACGCCGGCACCGGTGGACACGATCACGGCCGGTTTCACCTTACGCAAGAGCCTGAATGCGAGACCCATGTTGCGGAGGAGGTTCGGAATGTTACGGGTGGTGGGATAATGCGCCCAGGCGACCTTCTCGCCCGGCAGCTGCGATTTGGCGTCCGGGGTCGGAAAGGTGACCCAGGCCCGCGGCCGGTCCCCCCACCAGGACCGCAGCGCGAGCAGTTGGGCGAGGTGCCCGCCGCTGGAACCCACCAGCAGCACCGGTCCTTGTCCCCCGGGCATTCGCGACCTCTCCGCCGCCGCGAAGGCAGCCGTCATCGTCTCCACCCCCAGCGCGGCGACCGGTCCGGCCCGCCGCGCAGTCGACCCGCCGAGAAATGCGGCTCCGTATCGCGAATCTACCGGCGTCGGCGACCGGACGGGGCCGTACGGGCGAACGAATGGTGAACCGCACCCTACTCAGCGCCGGACGGGCAGCCGTCTGGGGTTGAAGTACGGCTCGGCCAGCAACTGTCCGAACTGCTCCACCGCGTCGCCCTGCAGCGCCAGCTGCGCCCGTGGACCCTTGGTCTTGTCGTTCGAGTCGAAGTAGACCAGCGCCTTGATCGACGGGTTGTCCTCGGTGACCTGCTCGGCCTGGTCCAGCCACGCGGTCTGGCCGCCGGGGAACTGGTCCGAGGTGGCCCACTCGCCGATCATGATCGGCTTGGACGGGTGGCCCTTGGCCCAGTCCAGGAACGGTGCGGTCGCGGTGCCGAAGCTGTCCAGCTGCTGGCCGGTGTAGACGTCCGCGCAGACCCAGTCCACGTCGGAGTCGCCGGGGTAGTACGGCGCGGCCCGGTCGGCGGCGAAGCCGGCCGCGAGCGGGCACCAGACCCAGGAGACGTTGGTCGCCTTCTCCTCGGTGAAGATCATCCGGATGTGCCGCCAGGCCGCGATGAAGTCCTGCGGGGTCCAGATGCTCGCCTGCAGGTTGGGCCGGTCCATCTCCCAGCGCCAGCGCAGGAAGATCGGCTTGCCCAGGTCCCGGACCGCGCGGGCCCGCTGCCGGATCATGTCGTCGTACCGGCCGCTCTGGATGACCCGGGTGTCGGTGCCGGCCCAGGACAGCAGCAGCATCCGGTTGTTGTCGGCGGCCCACTTGTCGGCCGCGTCCGGGAACTCGTCGTCCCACGGGTGATAGGTCTGCACGATGTCCATCTGCCGGCCGGTCTTCTGCTCGAAGTCGGTGACGGCGTCGATGCGGCCCTGCGGGGTGTAGTCGCTGTCGGGCTGCACGTACGCGCCGACGTACGCGCCCTTGGCCGGGGGCTTGGGGCCGTCGCTGGGCAGGCTGCTCGGCAGCGGCGGCGGGAGGCTGCTCGCCGGCCCGGCCAGGCCCGGGGTGGCGTTGTCGTCGTGGTTGACCACGGTCAGGACCGCGCCGGCCACGGCCACGATCGCCACCACCACGCCGGCGATCACCACCAGCCGCCAGCGTCGTCTGCCCCGGCCGACATCGTCGTTCAGCCGATGTCCTTCACCCACTGCCCAGACCCCTTAGCTGCATTCCTCCACCCCCGTGCGGCCGTTCGGCCCCGTGCCGCACGCGTGGAGCCTTCCACATGTGCAAGCCGACTGTGCGGGGTCCCGGGCCTGCGCCCCGTTCAGGGGACGCTGCTCGCGTACGGCCACTACAGTTCACCCGGGGTTTGCTCAGCGTGAGGGGGAACGAGGATGACTACGCCGGTGCCGGTCGCGTTCGTGGGGGGTCACGGGCGCAGCGGCAGCACACTGCTGTCGCGGGTGCTCGGCGCGGTGCCGGGGTTCGTCACTGTCGGTGAGCTCTGCTACCTCTGGGACCAGGGCGTCGTCATGGACCGGATGTGCGGCTGCGGGAAGTCGTTCTCCGAGTGCGAGTTCTGGACCGCGGTCGGCAAGGAGGCGTTCGGCGGCTGGGACCAGGTCGACGCCAAGCGGCTGCTGACCCTGCGCAAGGCGGTCGAGCGGGTCCGGTACACGCCGCTGCTGTCCGCGCCCGCGCTCGCCCCCGACTACAACCGCAAGCTGCACGAGTACGCGGCGGCCATGTCGAGTGTGTACGCGTCGGTCCGGACCGTCAGCGGGGCGGAGGTCGTCGTCGACACCTCGAAGTACCCGTCCTCGGCGTACCTGCTGCGGCACGTGCCGGACGTCGAGCTCAAGCTCGTGCACCTGATCCGCTCGGTCTACGGCGTCTGCTACTCCTGGTCGAAGACCGTCGCCCGGCCGGACCGGGACGGCAAGCCGATGCCGACGTACCCGCCGGCCCGGACCGCGGCCGAGTGGGTGGCGTTCAATTTCCTGCTCGACGCGCTGCGGCTGCGGGGCGTGCCGGCCGAGCTGGTGCACTACGAGGACTTCGTGGCCAAGCCGCGGGAGACGCTGGCCGGCATCGTCCGGTTCCTGCTCGGCCGGGACGCCTCCGAGGCCGACCTGGCGTTCGTGGGGGAGTCCAGCGTGGAGTTGCCGCGCGACCACAGCGTGGCCGGCAACCCGATGCGGTTCCGGTCCGGTCCCGAGCAGCTCACGCTCGACGAGGCCTGGCGGACGAAGCTGGACCCGAAGGCCCGCCGGGTGATCAGCTTGGTCAGCGGGCCGGCCATCCTCCGCTACGGGTACGGCTCGGACCTGCGCAAGTCCGCCTGACGCCGGGCCGCGCTCAGGCGCGGGGGCCGCGCGGGGCCGCGCTCAGGCGCAGGGCGCGCTCGGCGCTCAGGCGCGGTGGCGGCCGCGGCCGGTCGGGGCCGGCTTGCGCGGGGTGGTCAGGCGGGGCGGCGCGGCGACCTTGGTCCCGTTCCTTCCTCCGTCGACCGCGGTCCCGTTCCGGGCCGGCGCGGCGCCGTTCGCGCCCGCACCGGCAGGGGCCGGGCCGACCGGAGCCGGACCCGGGCCCGGGCCGCCGGATCCCGGACCGCCGGGCCCGCCGGGACCGCCCCGGGGACCGCGCCGCCGGCCGCCGATGAACGCGTCGAGCACGAGGGCGCGGCGGAACTTCCACAGCGCCCCGGCCCACAGCAGCGCCGCCACCACCGAGGCCGCCAGCGCCGGCACCAGCCGGTCGCCGAAGGCCACCCGGGCGATCACCGCCGGCGGCAGCACCGTGGCCGTGCACAGCACGACCGCCGTGACGCTGGACCGGCCGACCGGGTGCAGCCCGGTCGCGACGAGCAGCTGCGCCAGCGGCACCAGGTTCGCGACCAGGATCGAGACGGCCCAGCCGATGGCCGCGCCGAGGATCCCGATCTGGGGGATGAGGATCAGGTCGACGCCGACCTGGACGACCAGTGCCAGGACGGCCTTGGCCAGGTTCCAGGTGCTCTTGCCGGCCATCATCAGCACGGTGTCGACCTGGCCGCTGGCGGTGGCGACCAGCATCGCGCCGCAGAGCACGACCACGACGTCGGTGGCGCTGGCGTACCGGTGGCCGAAGATGCTGAGCAGGCCGGCCGGGAACGCGCCGACGAGCAGGTAGAGCGGCCAGGTGGTGAGCACCAGCCAGCTGGTCGTGGTGCGGTAGAGCATCCCGGCCTCGTCCAGGTCCTTGCGGGCCAGCGCGGCCGACAGCCGCGGCTGCAGCGCCACCGAGATGGCCTGGTTGCCCAGCTGCCCGACGACCAGGAACCGGGTCGCGGCCGAGTAGAGCGCGGCCGGCACCGGGCCCAGGATCGAGATGATCAGCAGCACGTCGGCCCGCTGCAGGCCGACCTGGGTCAGCGAGATCAGGGCCCGGGGACCGGTGAAGCGCCAGTACTCCCGGCGGTCGAAGCCGGACGGCGCCGCGTCGGAGCGGCGGGCCCGGTTCAGCGCCGCCATCCGCCGGGCCGGCAGCCAGGACAGCAGCGTCGCGGGCAGGTAGGGCACGGTCCAGGCCAGCACGAGCAGCAGCACGCTGTGCGTCGGCACGACCAGCACGACCAGCACGACCAGCACCAGCTGGGCCAGCGGCCGGGCGATCCGCTCGATCAGCACCGTGGTCCGCATCCGGCCGAAGCCGCGGGTGATCGACTGCAGCACGTCGCCCAGCGCGGCGAACGGCAGCGCCAGCCCGCACAGCCGCAGCACCAGCACCACGCCGCTGCTGGTGTTGCCGAGCACATGCTCGGCGATCTGCGGCGCGAGCAGCAGCATCCCCAGGCCCAGGACCGAGGAGACGGCCAGCGTCGAGCGCACCGAGAGCCGCAGGCACTCGGCGACCTCCTGCGGCGAGCCGAGCAGCCGCAGCCGGGGCAGGAAGTAGATCGCGCCGCCGCCGGTGCCGACCCGGCCGATCGTGGACAGCAGCAGGATCAGCGAGGTGATGGAGAAGAAGATGCCGGCGTTGGCCTGGCTCATCGCCCGGGCCACCACGACCGACAGCAGCAGGTTCGCGACCGTCGTGATGCCGGCACCGAAGAGGTTCACGCCGCCGCCGCGGGCCACTGCCTCAACACTGCTACGCCGGTCGGCCCCGTCCGCGTCCGGGGCGGGGGCGACCTCGACCGCCCGTTCCTCCGCGAACTCGATCGCCGCCGGGGCCGTCGGCGGCAGCGCCAGCCGGACCGTCGCCTCGGGGTCCAGCTGCACGGTCGCCTCCGGATCGAAGGCGGGCGGCGGGCTGGTCACGCCCCAGCCTGTCACACGGCCCATGATTGCCGGGCCCGTTCGCCGCATCGGCGGGTGCAGGTCACACCGGCTGCATTCCGTGATTTATTTACTGCGCTGCGTAAGCGGGAGATTTGTCAAGACCCACATATGAACCTAGGTACTCCTCTACGTTGTGAATACCTGCTCGGGTGCCCCTCACCAATCGACGCCCGGGCCTTTCCTGGGGGAACAACAATCGTGTTGCGTAAGCGCGTGCTGGCCGCGGTCGTCGCGGCGGCTCTCTCCGCGACCGGCGCCACCGTGGTGTCGCTGTCGCTGTTCGCCGACCAGGCCGGTGCGGTGAGCACACCGCAGTCGACGCTGGTCAGCGACGTGCCTATGGCGGGCACGCCGAACGTCACCGACGGCTCCGTGCAGACCTTCGTCCAGATGGGCAGCAAGGTCTTCGCCGGCGGCACGTTCACCTCCCTGACCCTGCCGGGCTCGACGACCGCGGTCTCGCGGACGTACCTGCTCGCGGTCGACGCGACCACCGGCGCGCTGGACACCACCTTCGCGCCCGTCCTCGACGGCAATGTGAACGCGCTGCTGCCGGGTCCGACGCCGGGCACCGTCTACATCGGCGGTGCCTTCAACACGGTGAACGGCACGAAGTCGAAAAGCATCGCGCTGCTCGACGCCACCACCGGCGCGCTGATCCCGACCTTCAAGTTCCCGCCGATGAACGGCGTCGTGAACGACCTGGCGATGACCGGGGGCCGGCTGTTGGTGGCCGGCACGTTCACCACGCTCGGTCCGAACCCGCGGCCGGGTCTCGGCTCGCTCAACCCGAGCACCGGCGCGGTCGACACCTACCTGACGATCCCGGTGGCCGGTCACCACAACTACCCGCACTTGGACCGGTTCGGTAACCCCGTCGGCGCCCAGGCCCCGGTCGGCGTCTCCAAGATCGACGTCACGCCGGACGGCACCCGCATGGTGATGATCGGCAACTTCCTCACCGCCGGCGGCCTGGACCGCGACCAGATCGCGATGGTCAACCTGACCAGCACGACCGCGGCGGTCGACCCGAACTGGCGGACCGCCCGGTTCACCGACGACTGCATCTTCAACGCGTACGACAGCTACATCCGGGACGTGGACTTCTCCACCGACGGGGCGTACTTCGTGGTGGTGGCGACCGGCGGCCCGGCCACCGGCTCGCTCTGCGACAGCGCCACCCGCTGGGAGACCAACGGCAGCGGCACCGCCGTCCAGCCGACCTGGATCGACTACACCGGCGGCGACACGCTGCTGTCCGTCGCGATCACCGGCACGGCCGTGTACGTCGGCGGCCACCAGCGTTGGCTGAACAACTCCAACGGCCGTGACTCCGCGGGCGCCGGCTCCGTGCCGCGCCCGGGCGTCGCCGCCCTGGACCCGGTCAACGGCGTGCCGTTCTCCTGGAACCCCGGTCGCAACCCGCGCGGCGCCGGTGCGTACGCGGTGTACGCGACGCCCACCGGCCTCTGGGTCGGCAGCGACACGGACTGGATCGGCAACTTCGCGTTGAAGCGCGGCAAGATGGCGTTCTTCCCGCTGGACGGCGGCACCGCGGTCGGCGCGAACAGCACCGGCCGGCTGCCCGGCAACGTGATCATCGGCTCGCCCACCGCGGCGCCGACCACCGCGGTCTCCCGGGCCTACGACGGGACGACGGTCGCCTCCACCTCGACGCTGCCCAGCAGCGGCCTGGACTGGAGCACCACCCGCGGCGCGGTCATGGTCGACGGCAAGGTCTTCTACGGCTCGGCCACCGACAGCAACTTCTACTGGCGGACGTTCGACGGCAGCGTGTTCGGCCCGGCGAACCTGATCGACCCGTACGGCGACCCGGCGTGGTCCACTGTGGACACCGGCTCCGGGCAGACGTACCTCGGCAGGAAGTCCGGGTTCTACGCGGAGATCCCGAGCGTGACCTCGGAGTTCTACAGCGGCGGGCGGCTCTACTACACGCTGTCCGGGCAGACGCCGATGTTCTACCGGTACTTCACCCCGCAGAGCGGCATCCTCGGCGCCGACCGCTTCCAGGTCGCCGGCACGACGAACTGGAGCGACACCGGCGGCGCGTTCCTGGACGGGACGAACCTCTACCTGACGTCCCGCACCGCCGGGAACCTGCGCCGGATCACCTTCTCCGGCGGGGTCTTCGGGACCACGTCCACCACCGTCAGCGGCCCGGCCGTGGACGGCAAGGACTGGCGGGGCAAGTCGGTGTTCCTGTCCACGATCGGCGCGAACGTGTTGCCGACCGCGGCCTTCACCACCAACTGCGGCGGGCTGAGCTGCACCGTGGACGGCACGTCCTCCTCCGACCCGGACGGCGCGATCGCCTCGTACGCCTGGGACTTCGGGGACGGGACGACCGGGACCGGGGCGACGCTGACCCACGCGTACGCGGCGGCCGGGTCGTACACGATCACGCTGACGGTGACCGACAGCCGGGGCGGGACCAACACGACCACGCGGCCGGTCACGGTCGCGGCACCGACCACGGTGATCGCCTTCCGGGGCGCGGCCAACGCCAACGTCAACGCGGCCACGGTCACCGTCGCCGTGCCGGCGGCGGTGCAGGCCGGGGACGCGCTGGTGGCGACCGCGACGGTCAACGCCGACACCGTGACGGTCGGCGACCCGGCCGGCTGGACCCGGATCGACACGGCGACCACCACCGGCATCCAGACCATCGTCTGGACCAAGGTGGCGACCGCGACGGACGCCGCCGCGGCCGTGACCGTCCCGCTGAGCGGCACGGTGAAGACCAGCCTGACCGTCGCGGCCTGGTCCGGGACCTCGGCGACCAGCCCGGTCGCGGTGTTCGCGCACAAGGTGGACACCGTGGCGACCGCGTCGCACACGACGCCGGCCGTGACCGTGGCGACGCCGGGCAGCTGGGTCGTCTCGTACTGGGCGGACAAGTCCTCGGCCACGACGGCCTGGACGGCCCCGGCCGGTCAGACCGTCCGCAACGTCTCCATCGGCACGGCGAGCGGGCGGGTCACCTCGCTGCTCACCGACGGCGGGACGACGGCGACGCCGGGCGCGGCGGGATCGCTCACCGCGACCACCGACGCGGCCGGGACCAAGGCGACCACCCTCACCCTGGTGCTCGCGCCCGCGAGCTGAGCTGACAAGCCCGGAAGGGCCCGGTGCGCATCGGCACCGGGGCCCTTCTGTCTGTCCGGAACAGGCGAAGGCCCGGTACGCGGGAGGCGTACCGGGCCTTCGAGCGGGTGGGATCAGGCGCGCCAGCTGGGGGGCGCGCCGAGCCAGGACTCGAGCTCCGCGTCGGAGTCGGCGAGCCGGCCCTCCAGCGAGGTCCGCAGGGAGTCCGGCATCGGCGCGCGCGGCCGGGCGTTGTGCTTGTCGAACACGACGCCGCCGGCACGGCCGATGCCGAGGAAGTCGACGACCTCGTCGAAGACCGGCTCCGGGTCGGTGAAGAACCGCTGGCTGTCCACGACGTGCATCCGGTCCCGGCCGAACAGCCCCGCCAGCCGTGCCAGCTGCGCCGCGTACCGCCCGCGGGTCACGTACGCGTGGTGCTGGTGCGAGTGGGACTGGTACGTCGGGTCGGCGATCAGCTTGGCCTCCTCGCCCGCCAGCCGGACCGGCTCCAGCTCCAGCGCCTTGGAGAACGGCTCGGTCTCGAAGCCCCGGGCCGTCTCGTGGGTGTGGGCCGAGTACGCCCGCTCGACCGGGTCGCGCAGCAGCACCAGCAGCTTCACGCCCGGCAGGTCGTTCTCGATCCGCTTCCCGGCCAGCGGGTGGAACAGGTAGTACGGGCTGGACTCGCCGGTGATCGGCAGCCGGTCCGGCGCCGGCGCGGCCCGGCGGGCGCTGGCCAGGAGCGGGAAGTGACCGCGGTACCAGGCGGGCCCGTGCCCGTAGCCGGTGTCGAAGTAGTGCGCGCCCTTGTGCAGCACGGCCGGCAGCACCATCGGGTGCTGGGACAGCGTCTTGTACATCGACGTCGTCCCGCAGCGCTGCGCCCCGACGATGAGGAACGACGGCGTCATCCGGGCCGAGGCGGTGAACCGCCCGGTCGTCCGCGCCGTCGCCCGGGCCAGCTCCTGCAGCCGCGGCTGCTCCTTGAGCGTGGACTTGAGCGTGCCTACCCCCACCACGAACCGAACCCCTCCCCTTGATCTCAGCGCGCGACGACCGGTGCGGCCGCCCGAGCGGCGGCCAGCACCCCCTCGGTCATGCTGCGCCAGCTCCCCCACCTTGTCTGACCGTCGCCGACGTACCGGGTCAGGATCTCGACCAGGTAGAGCGCGGCGACGACCGCCGCGGACTCGGCCGGTACCCCCACCGGCGCGAGCAGCCCGGGCGCCCGCCGGACCGAGTCGGCCGCGGCCCGGCCGGCCTGCTCGACGTGCGCGAGCGCCCGCGGCTGCAGGTCGTAGTGCAGCGCGTCGAAGCCGACCGGCACGCCGCCGCCGAACCGCTCCCAGTCCCAGGCCAGCACCGTGTCCGCGACGACCGCCGTGTTCCACGGGGTCCAGTCGCCGTGCCAGGAGCCGATCCGCAGGTCGGTGGTCGCGCCGGCGAGCGAGTCCAGGGCGGCGATGAGCCCGTCGCGGGCCTCGCCCGGCGGCAGGTCCGCGACCCGCTTGCGCAGCCCCCGCACGTACGGGCCGTCGACCGGCTCGGTCGAGATGCCGCCCACGGCCGCGACCTCGGCGGTGGCGGCGGCGAGCCGCTCGTCGGAGGGGCGGCGGGGGCGGCGGACCGGCAGCGGGGACTGGACCAGGATCTCCAGCCCGCGCCAGGACCCGCCGGACAGCGCCTTTGGCGGGGTCACCTGCCGCAACCCGGCCTTGGCCAGCATCCGCAGCGTCGCGGTCTCGGCCGCGACCAGCCGGCCGGTGAGCACGGTGGTGGCGACCTTCGCGTACCCGACCGTACGGCCGTCGCCGTCGAGCAGCTGCAGGACGGGCTTGCGGTTCGCCCGGGCCGGCCCGAGGTGCAGGCTCATCAGCACCGGCCGGCCGAGCTCGCGGGAGAGGTGGTCCTCGATCGTGTCGCCGGCCCCGATCTCCAGCCGGTCCGGGACCAGCCGGTCGCCGGCCCCGGTCCGCAGCGCGGCGGCGGCCAGCCGGACCGCGAGCCGGCGGGCGGTCGAGGACTGCTCGCCGTAGCCGCGGACCGCGCCGCCGGCGGCCCGCGTCGTCCGCCGCGGCACCAGCAGCCGCGGGTGGGCCAGGCTGGGCAGGATCAGGTACGAGCGCCGGGCGCCCGCGTGCCGGGCCCGGCCCAGCGTCGCGGTGGCCGGCGCCGGCCAGAGCAGCGGGACCAGCTCGCGCAGGTACGCGACCCGGTCGTCGATCCCCTCGGCCGCGCGGGCCGGCGTCCCCCCGTGGTCCCCGGTCACGCCGCCTCCGCCTCCTCGTCCTTCAGGCGCCAGAGGATTCCGACGGCGATCATCTGGATGGCCAGCGGCCAGCCGACGGCGGAGTAGACGAACATGAACCACATCGACATCAGGATCGTCATCTGCGCCCCGATGCCGACGGCTGATCGCACTCCTCGGTAGTGCCAGAGGATCGCGAGGAAGAACGCCAGGTAGAGCCCCATCCCGACGAAGCCCTGGGCGAAGATCGTCAGCCAGAAGTGGCCGGTGCTGCCGATGTCGGCGTTGCCGCAGCGGGCACAGTTCGAGGACGTGCCGACCGCGATCGACTGGTAGCTGCCGCGGACCTCACGGGTCGTGCCCCAGCCGACGACCGGTGACTCGACCGCGCCCTGGAACGCCGCGTGCGCCAGGTTGGACCGGATGTCGTTGCTGTGCCCGTGGTCGAGCCGTTCCTGGACGACCGTGGCCAGCGGCGAGGCGGCGAAGACCACCGCCAGCGTGCCGACCGCCGCGGCCAGCCCGATGACCGTGGCCAGCCGGCCGCTCATCACCATCCGGGCGGCGAGCAGCAGCACCCCGAGCCCGAGACCGATCCAGAGCCCGCGGTTGAGCGAGTTGACGATCGGGATGAGCGCGACCAGCAGCACGCCGACCGCGAACAGCCGGAGCCGGGCCCGGGCCATCAGGCCCCAGACGATGAACCAGACGACCAGCAGCCCGGTGACGTTGCCCCAGGTGTTGGTGTACTCGAACGGCGCCTTCGGCCGGGGCGCGGTGAAGCCCAGCACGTCCTGGTTCTGCGCGGCCGACGGGTGCACCAGCACCTTGACGTACCCGTTGGAGGTCAGCGCGTGCGGCAGCACGAGCTCCACCGGCGAGGAGAAGTTGAAGCCGGGCGCGGCCAGGCCGAGCAGGCCGCCGGCGATCGCGACCACGAACAGCGTGGCCAGACAGTTGAGGATCGTCCGGACGGTCAGCCCGCGGGTCCGCATGTTGCCGACGTAGAGCATGACGATCGCGGAGGCGACGTAGTTGAACAGCCGCAACGAGTACGCGATGAGCTGGCTCGGCGCCCCGTGCGGCAGCGTGTCCGGCGCGGTCTTGCCCAGCATCAGCACGCTGACCAGCACGGCCAGCAGGAAACAGAGCCAGAGCGCGA
The window above is part of the Mycobacteriales bacterium genome. Proteins encoded here:
- a CDS encoding sulfotransferase — its product is MSAAPRVLVLVGTDHHRFDRLVAWVDRWAADRGADVLVQHGTSRPPEFAAGQPYLDWAKVQSEIAAVDVVVSHGGPATISEARKAGHRPIVVPRDPARDEHVDDHQQLFSRRLGSSGLVTVAEDEAALRDALDAAAVAGRGAAVGTPEEIVSTTRRLGRLVDGLLRVETPPPAAVDRPRIAFLGGFGRSGSTLLERMLAEVPGVTAIGESVHLWERALRDDERCGCGEPFSRCPHWRAVGAAAFGGWDRLDVEQVLALKAAVDRTRYVPLLAAPAASAKQARMVDEYCDLYRRLYRGVAEVTGDAVLVDASKHASLAFALRRAADLDLRVLHMVRDSRGVAYSWSKRVSRPERDAEDMPTYTPARAAVLWTANNALFDLLGRLGTAVHRIRYEDLVAEPVGVLSEVLAYLGLPADEESLRFLHSDSAELGRSHTIGGNPMRFSTGRLTLRADDAWRREMPPRTRLGVSALTAWPMTGYGYQLRGDK
- a CDS encoding UDP-N-acetylglucosamine--LPS N-acetylglucosamine transferase; the protein is MLLVGSSGGHLAQLLALRSWWGDRPRAWVTFPTPDAKSQLPGEKVAWAHYPTTRNIPNLLRNMGLAFRLLRKVKPAVIVSTGAGVAVPFFVLGWLRGIPTVYLEVYDRIDSPTLTGRLCRPFTRLFLVQWEEQRRFYPGSVVVGPLL
- a CDS encoding sulfotransferase, with the protein product MTTPVPVAFVGGHGRSGSTLLSRVLGAVPGFVTVGELCYLWDQGVVMDRMCGCGKSFSECEFWTAVGKEAFGGWDQVDAKRLLTLRKAVERVRYTPLLSAPALAPDYNRKLHEYAAAMSSVYASVRTVSGAEVVVDTSKYPSSAYLLRHVPDVELKLVHLIRSVYGVCYSWSKTVARPDRDGKPMPTYPPARTAAEWVAFNFLLDALRLRGVPAELVHYEDFVAKPRETLAGIVRFLLGRDASEADLAFVGESSVELPRDHSVAGNPMRFRSGPEQLTLDEAWRTKLDPKARRVISLVSGPAILRYGYGSDLRKSA
- a CDS encoding polysaccharide biosynthesis C-terminal domain-containing protein codes for the protein MTSPPPAFDPEATVQLDPEATVRLALPPTAPAAIEFAEERAVEVAPAPDADGADRRSSVEAVARGGGVNLFGAGITTVANLLLSVVVARAMSQANAGIFFSITSLILLLSTIGRVGTGGGAIYFLPRLRLLGSPQEVAECLRLSVRSTLAVSSVLGLGMLLLAPQIAEHVLGNTSSGVVLVLRLCGLALPFAALGDVLQSITRGFGRMRTTVLIERIARPLAQLVLVVLVVLVVPTHSVLLLVLAWTVPYLPATLLSWLPARRMAALNRARRSDAAPSGFDRREYWRFTGPRALISLTQVGLQRADVLLIISILGPVPAALYSAATRFLVVGQLGNQAISVALQPRLSAALARKDLDEAGMLYRTTTSWLVLTTWPLYLLVGAFPAGLLSIFGHRYASATDVVVVLCGAMLVATASGQVDTVLMMAGKSTWNLAKAVLALVVQVGVDLILIPQIGILGAAIGWAVSILVANLVPLAQLLVATGLHPVGRSSVTAVVLCTATVLPPAVIARVAFGDRLVPALAASVVAALLWAGALWKFRRALVLDAFIGGRRRGPRGGPGGPGGPGSGGPGPGPAPVGPAPAGAGANGAAPARNGTAVDGGRNGTKVAAPPRLTTPRKPAPTGRGRHRA
- a CDS encoding PKD domain-containing protein, translating into MLRKRVLAAVVAAALSATGATVVSLSLFADQAGAVSTPQSTLVSDVPMAGTPNVTDGSVQTFVQMGSKVFAGGTFTSLTLPGSTTAVSRTYLLAVDATTGALDTTFAPVLDGNVNALLPGPTPGTVYIGGAFNTVNGTKSKSIALLDATTGALIPTFKFPPMNGVVNDLAMTGGRLLVAGTFTTLGPNPRPGLGSLNPSTGAVDTYLTIPVAGHHNYPHLDRFGNPVGAQAPVGVSKIDVTPDGTRMVMIGNFLTAGGLDRDQIAMVNLTSTTAAVDPNWRTARFTDDCIFNAYDSYIRDVDFSTDGAYFVVVATGGPATGSLCDSATRWETNGSGTAVQPTWIDYTGGDTLLSVAITGTAVYVGGHQRWLNNSNGRDSAGAGSVPRPGVAALDPVNGVPFSWNPGRNPRGAGAYAVYATPTGLWVGSDTDWIGNFALKRGKMAFFPLDGGTAVGANSTGRLPGNVIIGSPTAAPTTAVSRAYDGTTVASTSTLPSSGLDWSTTRGAVMVDGKVFYGSATDSNFYWRTFDGSVFGPANLIDPYGDPAWSTVDTGSGQTYLGRKSGFYAEIPSVTSEFYSGGRLYYTLSGQTPMFYRYFTPQSGILGADRFQVAGTTNWSDTGGAFLDGTNLYLTSRTAGNLRRITFSGGVFGTTSTTVSGPAVDGKDWRGKSVFLSTIGANVLPTAAFTTNCGGLSCTVDGTSSSDPDGAIASYAWDFGDGTTGTGATLTHAYAAAGSYTITLTVTDSRGGTNTTTRPVTVAAPTTVIAFRGAANANVNAATVTVAVPAAVQAGDALVATATVNADTVTVGDPAGWTRIDTATTTGIQTIVWTKVATATDAAAAVTVPLSGTVKTSLTVAAWSGTSATSPVAVFAHKVDTVATASHTTPAVTVATPGSWVVSYWADKSSATTAWTAPAGQTVRNVSIGTASGRVTSLLTDGGTTATPGAAGSLTATTDAAGTKATTLTLVLAPAS